The following proteins are encoded in a genomic region of Mahella australiensis 50-1 BON:
- a CDS encoding ABC transporter ATP-binding protein, producing MEIHLDDVTKAYRRGAKALASVTLDIQSGVFGLLGPNGPARAPL from the coding sequence ATGGAAATACATCTTGACGACGTGACCAAGGCATATCGCAGGGGTGCAAAGGCATTAGCCAGCGTGACGCTGGATATACAAAGCGGCGTATTCGGCCTGCTCGGACCGAACGGCCCGGCAAGAGCGCCATTATGA
- a CDS encoding ABC transporter ATP-binding protein yields the protein MIKIKNLVKVYKGETYETRALDGIDLTIEDGEFVAVMGPSGSGKSTLLNVIGCMDTLTEGEYYLDDYEIHKLKLKELHKVRREKISFVFQHFALMSNFSVYENVEVPLLAKNVNKSRRKKIVYEKLKMLGIDNLADKLPTQISGGQQQRAAIARALTSDNDIILADEPTGALDRKTGQDLMNMLTDINALGKTIIVVTHDDKVASATKRIINIVDGRITGDERNA from the coding sequence ATGATAAAGATAAAAAATTTAGTTAAGGTATACAAAGGAGAAACTTATGAGACAAGAGCACTCGACGGCATCGATTTGACCATTGAAGACGGCGAATTTGTAGCCGTCATGGGGCCATCAGGTTCAGGCAAATCTACTTTGTTAAATGTAATAGGCTGTATGGATACGTTGACGGAAGGAGAGTATTATCTGGATGATTATGAAATTCATAAATTGAAACTAAAAGAATTACATAAGGTGAGAAGAGAAAAGATAAGTTTCGTGTTCCAGCATTTCGCCTTAATGAGTAATTTTTCTGTGTATGAGAATGTAGAGGTGCCGTTGCTGGCTAAGAATGTAAATAAATCCCGTAGAAAGAAAATCGTTTATGAGAAATTAAAAATGCTTGGCATAGATAATCTTGCAGATAAATTGCCGACGCAGATATCTGGAGGACAACAGCAGAGGGCAGCTATAGCACGCGCGTTGACAAGCGATAATGATATTATATTGGCTGATGAACCCACAGGCGCTCTTGACAGAAAAACTGGCCAAGATTTAATGAATATGTTGACCGACATAAATGCATTAGGTAAGACGATTATCGTCGTAACGCATGATGATAAAGTCGCATCTGCTACGAAAAGAATTATAAATATAGTAGATGGGAGAATAACGGGAGATGAGAGAAATGCATAG
- a CDS encoding FtsX-like permease family protein, which translates to MRFANVLKFVIKFLLNRKFMTLLVLIVSIVSFILLGQMITYAFTGQYHAKEIEDKLSYGIDKTCQIQFPYKEETSEFRDKVNQLIAYGNTLEGVKGCGYYDFFGASFTELANNKNYIEKNELLYKNTPYGRHPESSQVLFVMEGISDLCRVNVIEGSDEFKRCDDGALPLLVGYEYKDIVPIGTELTNEDTGTRYKVTGVMAKGSKWLGDVDYLGTDTEKLDNKFVAMYDPKYIDATMSVLSSLDTCFCIVEDGADIKGISDKISAKANELKLGVFCKPVRAVLDEYEAPYKADMGLKVLLAVMFTFFSILSVSSSETVSILFRRPEYGIMYANGMSTADIIKMVVAENILVVAAAFIVAYGWESYSLLKDTSPFRTIKLSIHRELVSVYLLVVAAVIVAVSCIVPIAIIKRLKPVELIKGRE; encoded by the coding sequence ATGAGATTTGCAAATGTGCTAAAATTTGTCATAAAGTTTTTGCTAAACCGCAAATTTATGACTTTATTAGTCCTGATAGTAAGCATAGTTTCTTTTATTTTGCTTGGACAGATGATAACGTACGCTTTTACAGGCCAGTATCATGCGAAAGAGATAGAGGATAAACTCAGTTATGGTATCGATAAGACTTGCCAGATCCAATTCCCCTATAAAGAAGAAACGAGCGAATTTAGAGACAAGGTGAATCAGCTCATAGCTTATGGCAATACGCTTGAGGGCGTCAAAGGCTGCGGGTATTATGATTTTTTCGGTGCCAGTTTTACAGAATTGGCGAATAATAAAAACTATATTGAAAAGAACGAGCTTCTTTATAAAAACACGCCGTATGGACGACATCCGGAAAGTTCGCAGGTGCTGTTCGTAATGGAGGGCATATCCGACCTGTGCAGGGTAAATGTAATAGAGGGCTCGGACGAATTTAAGCGCTGCGATGACGGTGCTTTGCCGCTGCTCGTGGGCTATGAGTACAAAGATATAGTTCCTATTGGCACCGAACTTACAAATGAAGATACGGGCACAAGATACAAGGTTACAGGGGTCATGGCAAAGGGCTCGAAATGGCTAGGTGATGTAGATTATCTGGGCACGGATACAGAGAAGTTGGATAATAAATTCGTCGCCATGTATGACCCAAAGTATATAGATGCCACTATGTCAGTATTGAGCTCACTGGACACGTGTTTTTGTATTGTTGAAGATGGAGCTGATATTAAAGGAATCAGCGATAAGATTTCGGCAAAGGCCAATGAGCTGAAACTGGGGGTTTTTTGTAAGCCTGTAAGGGCCGTATTGGACGAATACGAGGCGCCATATAAGGCGGACATGGGATTAAAAGTATTATTGGCAGTGATGTTTACCTTTTTTTCAATTTTGTCTGTATCATCATCGGAGACAGTATCCATATTATTTAGGAGGCCGGAATACGGTATTATGTATGCTAATGGCATGAGCACAGCCGATATAATCAAGATGGTAGTGGCAGAGAACATTTTAGTAGTTGCCGCAGCGTTTATTGTAGCTTATGGGTGGGAGAGCTATAGCCTTCTAAAAGATACAAGTCCGTTTAGAACTATAAAGCTTAGTATTCATAGGGAACTGGTTTCTGTATATCTGCTTGTTGTGGCGGCAGTTATCGTGGCAGTTTCATGCATTGTGCCCATTGCTATAATTAAAAGGCTGAAACCGGTGGAGCTTATTAAAGGGAGAGAATAG
- a CDS encoding GH92 family glycosyl hydrolase — protein sequence MNFMTDYVDYVNPYIGAIGHLLTATAPTVMLPHSMAQVSPVFTPGVTDRYLADRIFGFPAGAVTIMPFCGGRESGQVASSFDHDFETATPYYYSVLLEDYGIITEYSVTAHAIYYRFTFPRSSNSRILVKGLKSGDLEVTNSKIIRGHGELKGVKHYVYMEFSRTFTNKSTYPNSDGEGTDLVVDYKTEDNECIELKIGLSYIDVDQAYQNLMNEIQDWNFEHVKNSAKETWNKALSSIEVKGGTQKQLAIFYTSLYRVMTRMVNVTEYGGYYSNYDKKVHDSEGHDFYVNDGLWDTYRCMHPLQLIIDSKRQMDMIRSYLHIYDNTGYLPTFPDLDEDHHAMIGNHGAAFITDTYIKGYDDFDVEKAYEAMRKNALECTKLPWGKGPLTELDKIYMEKGFFPALRKGEQETVKKVHPFERRQAVSVTLEHSYDDWCIAQMARILGKEQDYEYFSKSSRNYRNLYDERIGFMAPKDADGRWVEDFDPKFGGGLGGRDYTTECNSWVYTFHVQHDVEGLIDLMGGKEKFSERLDSLFNEQYNGSKYWFLAQFPDSTGLIGQYPQGNEPSFHIPYLYNYAGQPWKTQRIVRQIMDVWYGDGPLGICGDEDGGAMSSWYVFSAMGFYPVCPGKPVYDIGSPIFEEIKIRVDGDKVFTIKAVNASNKNKYIQSAELNGQPLDTPWFAHKDIVAGGTLVLYMGERPNKAWGVLEK from the coding sequence ATGAATTTTATGACGGACTATGTGGATTACGTAAATCCGTATATAGGTGCTATCGGGCATTTGCTTACAGCTACAGCTCCCACGGTTATGCTTCCTCACAGCATGGCGCAGGTATCTCCTGTTTTTACCCCAGGAGTAACTGACAGATATCTGGCCGATAGAATATTCGGTTTTCCTGCAGGAGCTGTTACTATCATGCCTTTTTGCGGAGGAAGGGAATCTGGGCAAGTCGCCTCATCGTTTGATCATGACTTTGAGACTGCGACGCCATATTATTATTCTGTACTGCTTGAGGACTATGGTATCATAACCGAGTACAGTGTCACCGCTCACGCTATATATTATCGTTTTACTTTCCCGCGTTCTTCAAATTCTCGAATACTCGTAAAAGGACTGAAGTCTGGCGACCTTGAAGTCACGAATTCCAAAATAATCAGAGGACACGGAGAACTTAAAGGCGTAAAGCATTATGTATATATGGAGTTTTCAAGAACATTTACAAATAAATCAACCTATCCGAATTCTGATGGAGAAGGGACTGATCTTGTTGTCGATTATAAAACGGAAGATAATGAGTGTATTGAGCTTAAAATAGGCCTATCGTATATAGATGTTGACCAGGCGTATCAAAATCTGATGAATGAAATACAGGACTGGAATTTTGAGCATGTAAAGAATAGCGCTAAAGAAACGTGGAATAAAGCATTGAGTTCTATAGAGGTAAAGGGTGGCACTCAAAAGCAGCTCGCCATATTTTATACCTCGCTTTACAGAGTCATGACGCGTATGGTAAATGTAACGGAATATGGCGGGTATTACAGCAATTATGATAAAAAGGTTCACGATAGCGAAGGCCATGATTTTTATGTGAATGATGGTTTATGGGATACGTATCGCTGTATGCACCCACTGCAGCTTATAATAGATTCGAAAAGGCAGATGGATATGATACGATCTTATTTGCACATATACGATAATACGGGGTATCTTCCGACATTTCCTGATCTGGACGAGGATCATCACGCCATGATCGGTAACCACGGTGCCGCTTTTATAACCGATACGTACATAAAGGGCTACGATGATTTCGACGTAGAAAAGGCCTATGAGGCGATGAGAAAGAATGCTTTGGAATGTACAAAACTGCCTTGGGGAAAAGGACCGCTTACCGAGCTGGATAAAATATATATGGAAAAGGGATTTTTCCCCGCACTCCGTAAAGGCGAGCAGGAAACGGTTAAGAAAGTACATCCGTTTGAAAGACGTCAGGCAGTATCCGTTACTTTGGAGCATTCTTATGATGACTGGTGCATAGCTCAGATGGCTAGAATATTAGGTAAAGAGCAAGACTATGAATATTTCTCGAAATCCAGTCGAAATTACAGGAATTTGTACGATGAGCGGATCGGATTCATGGCGCCTAAGGATGCCGATGGTCGATGGGTAGAAGATTTCGATCCAAAATTCGGCGGAGGACTTGGCGGCAGAGATTATACGACCGAGTGCAATTCGTGGGTGTATACCTTTCATGTGCAACACGATGTAGAAGGTTTGATAGACCTTATGGGCGGCAAAGAAAAATTTTCGGAGAGATTAGATTCCTTATTCAATGAGCAATACAATGGGTCTAAGTACTGGTTTTTAGCCCAATTTCCTGATTCCACAGGTTTGATAGGGCAATATCCCCAAGGCAATGAGCCTTCTTTCCATATACCTTACTTGTACAATTATGCTGGCCAACCTTGGAAAACGCAGCGCATTGTACGGCAGATAATGGACGTATGGTACGGCGACGGGCCGTTGGGCATATGTGGCGATGAAGACGGTGGGGCCATGTCCTCTTGGTATGTATTTTCTGCTATGGGATTCTATCCAGTATGTCCGGGCAAACCGGTTTATGATATAGGAAGTCCTATATTTGAGGAGATAAAGATACGTGTGGACGGGGATAAAGTCTTTACCATAAAAGCTGTGAATGCGTCTAACAAGAACAAGTATATCCAGTCTGCCGAGTTGAATGGCCAACCGTTGGATACGCCGTGGTTTGCACATAAAGATATCGTTGCCGGCGGTACATTGGTGCTGTATATGGGCGAGCGTCCAAATAAAGCATGGGGTGTATTAGAGAAATGA
- a CDS encoding 2-oxoacid:acceptor oxidoreductase subunit alpha produces MEHNILVGGAAGQGMDTVATILEKTLKRSGFYVFSNKDYMSRVRGGHNFTQIRFSTTPIYSHSSKLDVIIALDSQTIQLHENRLVSGGKIICDEKVSPSTDNIIALPLAKIAADIGNPRVINTVATGALLKLFGIPMLQAERLLSSEFSGAVLDANIQALNKGYDAVSTIYELDSPGNDDNIFINGNQAIALGAIAAGCRYYCGYPMTPSTSLITYMAQKSNQMGIVVEQVEDEIAAINMALGASYAGVRAMTGSSGGGFALMVEGVSLAGITETPIVIAEIQRPGPATGFPTRTEQSDLRFIIHAGHGEFPKMVIAVRNPEDAFYQTARAFNLAEKYQIPVILVSDQYLADYAQTIKPFDFSRISIDRYLDDGSSIAEDEKYKRYKLTDSGISPRLIPGSIKGQVIYVDSDEHDEYGHITESAEIRTNMVNKRLKKEELLRQELIEPELLGDDNPEILIVSWGSLHGPLKEAIDKLVNEGISIGALVFGDIWPFPTKRLTALASKARLIVDLEQNATAQLDGLIRQEALISCDKKLLKYDGRIWSPEEIYDRLKGEVLDV; encoded by the coding sequence TTGGAGCACAATATATTGGTAGGAGGAGCTGCCGGTCAGGGTATGGATACGGTAGCCACCATTTTGGAAAAAACGCTCAAGCGCAGCGGGTTTTATGTATTCTCTAACAAAGACTATATGTCCCGTGTAAGAGGAGGACATAATTTCACCCAAATACGCTTCAGCACGACACCCATCTATTCCCATTCCAGCAAGCTGGATGTCATAATAGCATTGGATTCGCAAACCATACAACTGCATGAAAATCGGTTGGTAAGCGGTGGTAAGATTATATGCGATGAAAAAGTAAGCCCATCAACCGATAATATCATTGCCTTGCCATTGGCCAAAATAGCCGCTGATATAGGTAATCCTCGCGTTATAAATACCGTTGCAACCGGCGCATTATTAAAGCTTTTCGGTATACCGATGCTTCAAGCTGAAAGGTTGCTGAGCAGCGAATTCTCCGGCGCTGTGCTCGATGCAAATATACAGGCGCTTAATAAAGGCTATGATGCCGTAAGTACAATATACGAACTGGATTCCCCAGGCAATGACGATAATATATTCATAAACGGCAATCAAGCCATCGCCTTGGGAGCCATAGCCGCCGGTTGCCGTTATTACTGCGGTTATCCCATGACGCCGTCGACCAGCCTTATAACGTACATGGCTCAAAAATCAAACCAGATGGGCATAGTGGTGGAACAGGTCGAAGATGAAATAGCTGCCATAAATATGGCGCTTGGTGCATCTTACGCCGGCGTAAGAGCTATGACCGGTTCATCAGGCGGCGGCTTTGCCCTCATGGTAGAAGGCGTCAGTCTCGCCGGCATAACCGAAACGCCCATAGTAATAGCAGAGATCCAGCGTCCTGGGCCTGCCACCGGCTTTCCAACCCGTACCGAGCAGTCTGATCTGCGCTTTATAATACATGCCGGCCACGGCGAATTTCCCAAAATGGTCATAGCCGTGCGCAACCCCGAAGACGCATTTTACCAAACCGCAAGAGCTTTCAACTTAGCTGAAAAATATCAGATACCAGTTATATTGGTGAGCGATCAGTATCTGGCCGACTATGCACAAACGATAAAGCCATTTGACTTCTCGCGCATTTCTATAGATAGATATCTGGATGATGGCAGTTCTATAGCCGAAGATGAAAAATACAAAAGGTATAAGTTAACGGATAGCGGCATATCACCCCGCCTCATACCCGGCAGCATAAAAGGCCAGGTAATATACGTCGACAGCGATGAACACGACGAATATGGCCATATAACCGAATCGGCCGAGATAAGGACGAATATGGTGAACAAACGCCTTAAAAAGGAAGAGCTGCTGCGTCAAGAACTAATAGAACCAGAGCTCCTAGGCGACGATAATCCTGAAATATTGATAGTAAGCTGGGGATCGCTACATGGCCCGCTGAAGGAAGCTATAGACAAGCTTGTAAATGAAGGCATATCCATAGGCGCGCTGGTATTCGGCGATATTTGGCCTTTTCCGACAAAGCGCTTGACAGCCTTGGCTTCCAAAGCAAGGCTCATAGTCGACCTAGAGCAAAACGCAACCGCTCAGTTAGATGGCTTAATAAGGCAGGAGGCCCTTATAAGCTGCGATAAGAAACTGCTCAAATACGATGGCCGTATATGGAGCCCTGAAGAAATATACGATAGATTGAAAGGAGAGGTTCTTGATGTTTGA
- a CDS encoding metallophosphoesterase: MKRKKKKILIAVVVLIVFWFFENFIIDVTTTHIKSTKVNNTITIVQISDLHGYIFGINNSYLLKMIDRQHPDVIAVTGDMFDKGNGGARKRALKLLKTLSKKYPVYYARGEHEGSVYTSSLDDFVDAGIFVLDCKKADIKIGDSEISIYGYPTSGYYSSASDTFKKLGALDKSRYNILLSHIFYKEVFANWGADLILSGDTHGGMVRLPFIGPITYQGVVLPKLKSDKDIYDKGLFKLGNTYLYVNAGLGNYPIPLRLFNRPELTVLQIDKAH; this comes from the coding sequence ATGAAACGCAAGAAAAAGAAAATACTGATAGCAGTTGTTGTACTGATAGTTTTCTGGTTTTTTGAAAATTTTATAATTGATGTCACCACCACTCACATTAAAAGCACTAAAGTAAATAATACTATAACTATAGTACAAATTTCAGACCTCCACGGATATATATTCGGCATCAACAACTCTTATTTATTAAAAATGATTGACAGGCAGCATCCGGACGTCATAGCGGTAACGGGCGACATGTTCGACAAAGGCAATGGAGGCGCCAGGAAAAGGGCTTTAAAGCTATTGAAAACACTGTCAAAAAAATATCCCGTGTATTACGCACGTGGCGAACACGAAGGCAGTGTTTACACAAGCAGCTTAGACGACTTCGTAGATGCCGGCATATTTGTTTTAGATTGCAAAAAGGCAGATATAAAGATAGGCGACTCAGAGATCAGCATATACGGCTATCCTACTTCCGGATACTACTCATCAGCCTCAGATACCTTTAAAAAGCTCGGCGCGCTGGATAAATCTAGATATAATATATTGCTGAGCCATATCTTTTACAAAGAGGTTTTTGCGAATTGGGGCGCAGACCTCATACTTTCTGGAGATACACACGGCGGAATGGTGCGGCTTCCGTTTATAGGACCGATAACATATCAAGGTGTTGTGTTGCCCAAGTTGAAATCTGACAAAGATATATATGATAAAGGTTTATTCAAACTAGGCAATACATATCTGTACGTAAATGCAGGTCTTGGCAATTACCCCATACCGCTTAGGCTATTTAACCGTCCGGAATTGACAGTGTTGCAGATAGATAAGGCACATTAG
- a CDS encoding ABC transporter permease gives MVAVLKRSFKHLFRYPISTIYIILGLLVAFMALFDGVNIYSQVLGKANDDGQYNYKYAMYLQIDTQGGGKNNIKDLISDRKVNVKICNFAVWPEGSKGMPYMDIILTNNEKEKYVLKEGRLPDDAEIKARENVVLVGDSYLSKLTRDNKGNRFITINGSRYKVVGIMDNNISPAFSANLVTFYECLSDDMKQKILNSPHLDLMIESDSEDVYPVCEQIKADILKRDPQAVIEGYKVDYKEQQAEAAKLQLAQSPVNIYFLIYFFAIINCIIVSEFWIEQRKREIAIRKAFGMSNLQIIGMLFREMLGISCFAAILCVFLQIIFSKLIGNIFNIYIGASFGDVITMIAMIVATSLAVILVPVYKIINMSPSQAVIS, from the coding sequence GTGGTCGCTGTTTTGAAAAGAAGTTTTAAGCATTTATTTCGTTATCCGATTTCCACCATATATATTATTTTGGGTTTGCTCGTAGCTTTTATGGCATTGTTCGATGGGGTGAATATTTATAGCCAGGTATTGGGAAAAGCAAATGATGACGGGCAATATAACTATAAATACGCCATGTATCTGCAGATAGATACACAGGGAGGCGGCAAGAACAATATAAAAGACTTGATAAGCGACAGGAAGGTCAACGTGAAAATCTGTAATTTTGCTGTATGGCCAGAAGGCAGTAAAGGCATGCCTTACATGGACATTATTTTGACAAACAATGAAAAGGAGAAGTATGTGCTTAAAGAAGGCAGACTGCCCGATGATGCGGAGATAAAAGCCCGCGAAAATGTTGTTTTGGTAGGAGATTCATATTTGTCAAAGCTCACGCGAGATAATAAGGGCAACAGGTTTATAACCATCAACGGCAGCCGATATAAAGTGGTGGGTATTATGGATAACAATATTTCTCCCGCTTTTAGTGCTAATCTTGTTACATTTTACGAATGCTTGAGCGACGATATGAAGCAAAAAATATTGAATAGCCCTCACTTGGATTTGATGATTGAAAGCGATTCAGAGGATGTCTATCCTGTTTGCGAGCAGATCAAGGCCGATATTCTTAAAAGGGATCCTCAAGCCGTAATAGAAGGATATAAAGTGGATTATAAGGAGCAGCAAGCGGAAGCTGCGAAACTTCAACTGGCACAGTCACCGGTAAATATCTATTTTTTAATTTATTTTTTTGCAATTATTAACTGCATTATTGTCTCGGAATTTTGGATTGAGCAGAGGAAACGGGAAATTGCCATAAGGAAGGCGTTTGGCATGTCTAATTTACAGATAATTGGCATGCTGTTCAGGGAGATGTTGGGAATATCATGTTTTGCGGCAATATTATGCGTATTTTTGCAGATTATATTTTCCAAACTTATCGGCAATATTTTCAATATATATATTGGGGCTTCATTTGGCGACGTTATTACAATGATTGCTATGATTGTGGCGACATCGCTGGCGGTCATTCTGGTACCGGTATACAAGATAATAAATATGTCCCCGTCGCAGGCTGTTATTTCATAG
- a CDS encoding 2-oxoacid:ferredoxin oxidoreductase subunit beta: protein MFETYETAWCPGCGNFAILASLKDALDQLGLDPSEVVISSGIGQAAKTPHYINVNTFNGLHGRAVPPATAIKLSNKNLTVIAESGDGDTYGEGGNHFIHGIRRNVNIAHFIHDNQIYGLTKGQASPTTEKGQKTSLQFNGVIAEPVRPLFLALTMGAGFVARGFAGDRAQLTELMKAAINYNGYAMIDILQPCVSFNKVNTFQWYKERVYRLPDNYDATDFSNALKTAMEWGDRIPTGIIYNVPRDTYIDQVDFLKDGPALVDRTLDPMEAKQLLEDFI from the coding sequence ATGTTTGAAACATATGAAACGGCGTGGTGTCCTGGCTGTGGGAACTTCGCCATATTGGCCTCGCTAAAAGACGCATTGGACCAACTTGGCCTGGATCCATCCGAAGTAGTAATATCATCCGGCATAGGACAAGCGGCCAAAACGCCGCATTATATAAACGTAAATACCTTCAACGGACTGCATGGTCGAGCTGTGCCGCCGGCAACAGCTATAAAACTGTCTAATAAAAACCTGACCGTGATAGCCGAAAGCGGCGATGGGGATACCTACGGGGAGGGCGGCAATCATTTTATACATGGCATACGCCGCAATGTCAATATAGCGCACTTCATACACGATAACCAGATATACGGTTTAACCAAGGGCCAGGCATCGCCTACCACTGAAAAAGGGCAAAAAACATCGCTGCAGTTCAACGGCGTGATAGCCGAACCTGTGCGTCCTCTATTCCTTGCTTTGACCATGGGCGCCGGATTTGTGGCAAGAGGCTTCGCCGGCGACCGCGCGCAGCTCACCGAGCTTATGAAGGCCGCTATAAATTATAATGGATACGCCATGATCGATATACTGCAACCTTGCGTATCATTCAATAAGGTAAATACATTCCAATGGTATAAAGAGCGCGTGTATCGCCTCCCCGACAATTATGACGCCACCGATTTTAGCAATGCGCTTAAAACCGCTATGGAATGGGGCGATAGAATTCCGACTGGTATAATTTACAATGTGCCTAGGGATACTTATATAGATCAGGTAGATTTCTTAAAAGATGGCCCCGCCTTGGTAGACCGCACCTTGGACCCAATGGAGGCTAAACAGCTCCTGGAGGATTTCATATAG